The following coding sequences lie in one Cloacibacillus sp. genomic window:
- a CDS encoding LytTR family DNA-binding domain-containing protein, with translation MYQIALCDDELSECAKIQELLEAYKTARSDCEFTVHQFTSIDALTNHIRQTETCDLLLLDIYMSEQNGINCVKELRKDGLSCPVIFITVSKEHAVEAFEVDAAQYLLKPVERERFFSAMDKALKETERKRRKYLALQVDGALRRIALNDIAYCESHGNYQHIVMTNGTEQRVRTTLTALAELIGCGSDFMRVGISYLINMNHVDSLSSKLIMFDNGRKINVPRGTYQTLKEQYFRFYCER, from the coding sequence GTGTATCAAATAGCGCTTTGCGACGATGAACTTTCTGAATGTGCAAAAATTCAGGAACTACTGGAAGCATACAAAACTGCGCGATCCGACTGTGAGTTTACAGTACATCAGTTTACCTCTATTGACGCGCTGACAAACCATATCAGACAAACAGAAACATGTGACCTCCTGCTTCTTGACATATACATGTCGGAGCAAAACGGCATAAACTGCGTAAAAGAGCTACGAAAAGACGGATTAAGCTGTCCCGTCATTTTTATCACCGTCTCCAAAGAACACGCTGTGGAGGCTTTTGAAGTAGACGCAGCGCAGTATCTGCTCAAGCCAGTTGAACGCGAGCGCTTTTTTTCCGCAATGGATAAAGCGCTGAAAGAGACGGAACGAAAGCGGCGCAAATACCTTGCGCTGCAGGTGGACGGTGCACTTCGGCGTATAGCGTTGAACGACATAGCCTATTGCGAATCACACGGCAACTATCAGCATATTGTGATGACAAACGGCACAGAGCAGCGCGTGCGTACAACGCTCACCGCGCTCGCAGAGCTTATTGGCTGCGGTTCGGATTTTATGCGCGTGGGGATCTCCTATCTGATCAACATGAACCATGTGGACAGCCTGTCTTCAAAACTTATCATGTTTGACAACGGCAGAAAGATAAACGTACCAAGAGGAACATATCAGACGCTTAAGGAGCAATATTTCAGATTCTACTGCGAAAGGTAG